From the Vulpes lagopus strain Blue_001 chromosome 15, ASM1834538v1, whole genome shotgun sequence genome, one window contains:
- the LOC121476076 gene encoding olfactory receptor 51H1-like, whose protein sequence is MFSCNTSTSGHSTFLLTGFPGLEASHHWVSIPVNLTCVVSILGNSIILLLIRTDPALHEPMYFFLSMLAASDLGLSASTFPTMMWLFWLNARELPFDICAAQMFFIHAFTYVESGVLLAMAFDRFVAIREPLHYATILTHSAMARMGAAILVRAVLLNLPGPILLRRLLFPQISVLSHCYCLHCDLVGLACSDTQINSLVGLVSILFSLGLDSFLIVLSYALILRTVVSIASPGERLKALNTCVSHLCIVLIFYLPKLGLSVLHRVEKHNYPALAVLMANLHFLVPPFMNPIVYCIKSKQIRQGLLKRFQRKRVDVS, encoded by the coding sequence ATGTTCTCCTGCAACACCAGCACTTCTGGTCACTCTACGTTCCTCCTCACTGGCTTTCCAGGCCTGGAGGCCTCTCATCATTGGGTTTCCATCCCCGTCAACCTCACCTGTGTGGTTTCCATCCTGGGTAACAGTATCATCCTTCTCCTGATTCGTACAGATCCAGCCTTACATGAAcccatgtattttttcctatCTATGTTGGCAGCCTCTGATCTGGGACTCAGTGCCTCTACCTTCCCCACGATGATGTGGCTCTTCTGGCTGAATGCTCGTGAGCTTCCCTTTGATATCTGTGCAGCACAAATGTTCTTCATCCATGCCTTCACCTATGTGGAATCTGGTGTACTACTGGCCATGGCCTTTGATCGTTTTGTTGCCATCCGGGAACCTCTGCACTATGCCACAATTCTGACTCACTCAGCCATGGCCAGAATGGGAGCTGCCATCCTTGTGAGGGCTGTCTTGCTCAATCTCCCAGGACCCATCCTCCTGCGTCGTCTGCTTTTTCCCCAGATCAGCGTACTCTCTCACTGCTACTGCCTGCACTGTGACCTTGTGGGACTGGCCTGCTCAGACACCCAGATAAACAGCTTGGTTGGCCTAGTCTCCATTCTCTTCTCACTAGGCCTTGACTCCTTCCTCATTGTGCTCTCATATGCCCTGATCCTACGAACAGTGGTGAGCATTGCATCACCTGGGGAAAGGCTCAAGGCACTTAACACGTGTGTCTCACATCTCTGCATTGTTCTCATCTTTTATTTGCCCAAACTGGGGCTATCTGTGTTACACCGGGTAGAGAAGCACAACTACCCTGCTCTGGCAGTGCTCATGGCCAACCTGCACTTCTTGGTCCCACCTTTCATGAACCCTATTGTTTACTGCATCAAGTCTAAGCAGATACGTCAGGGCCTCCTAAAGCGCTTCCAACGGAAGAGGGTTGACGTCTCCTAG